In one Rhopalosiphum padi isolate XX-2018 chromosome 3, ASM2088224v1, whole genome shotgun sequence genomic region, the following are encoded:
- the LOC132927988 gene encoding uncharacterized protein LOC132927988, with protein MNIDETKKRKGGAEKQRDKKAKLLNKEAKRCGNLRDMFIKKINHNMAMNENVLNESVTLKNPTLSMMNPNTSTNELECEQTSIQLICSTETKLDDNEGSIVDFPNIDDPEKINPNISTNKLECEQTSIKLICSTETKQDNNQETIVDFENATNIIDKFKKPEKYEVDAFFKFHPYQPTINIPFNPQKAYKRTDGIHRKWLTFSEAESKLFCSVCIAFCASTDSNPFTLGMNSWKHVYQRIAEHEDTFCHVKSVDAFLYHEHRANIPHMLFSSAREIRRKEVMERHRVLERIIETIKCIGKNCMSYRSHTNESSYTLENNNVSHGNFLEILCLISKFDDVLRHHLENVINKSKNRLESNSSITKGRGNLITFISKTTVTYIIQILKSLIQEKIVANIKEAGIYSIQIDSTQDVSVKDQLSIIIRYVTDRVEEHLLSMVESHSGEGRNLFELTEKTLLLHDLDIANCISDSTDGASNMQGQYAGFTTWLENKSPGHIHTWCYAHVLNLVMKDTSETNVPSISLFGLINKCAVFFRESYRRMDTWVNQLEKCHSKQNSLKRLIKANSTRWWSKSNALNRIFGQYGNSDTALFVDLVHSLYLISSSEKFNKNTRSDALTLLNSLTKFEIIITANIYLKIFQTTNPLSNYLQTSGLDFMQAHRLVRSSIDTLKKQSRCFEDIYETAKTFAVIQNRKLEEMDSEVEVETSFSLTRYRGKKDKYKTKTTDELPTDAAQRYKISGFNCIMDSIISSLQERFTKHKDLYTDMSLFDPRNFPMKPESISGKNIFKKITQLICQHLSENEKSEFGDDESRMTERIEVLLRDELIDFSQKWPNIKKTIQDEYEHENLDNPDSGDENDESESVVNDVCTIIKKESCRNCLRCCFTLLHKYNMYSKAYVMLYKAYKILLTLSITQVACERSFSKLKQVKTVYRNSMTQDNLEAFVLMATEKSILSDIPYQIVIDRLAQKSKTLHKLLIP; from the exons ATGAATATTGATGAAACAAAAAAACGTAAAGGAGGCGCGGAAAAACAACGGGATAAGAAGgcgaaattattaaacaaagaaGCAAAAAGATGTGGCAACTTAAGAgacatgtttattaaaaaaataaatcataatatggcAATGAACGAAAACGTTCTGAACGAATCAGTTACCCTCAAAAATCCAACTTTATCAATGATGAACCCAAATACAAGTACAAATGAGTTAGAATGTGAGCAGACTTCAATACAACTTATATGTAGTACTGAAACAAAACTAGACGATAATGAAGGAAGTATTGTGGATTTCCCTAATATAGACGATCCAGAAAAAATTAACCCaaatataagtacaaataaGTTAGAATGTGAGCAAACttcaataaaacttatatgTAGTACTGAAACAAAACAAGACAATAATCAAGAAACTATTGTGGATTTCGAAAATGCAACAAACATTATTGACAAATTCAAAAAACCAGAGAAGTATGAAGttgatgcattttttaaatttcatccaTACCAACCTACTATTAATATTCCATTTAATCCACAAAAAGCATATAAACGTACAGACGGGATACATCGAAAATGGTTGACTTTTTCTGAAGCTGAGAGTAAATTATTCTGTTCAGTATGCATTGCATTTTGTGCGTCAACAGATAGCAACCCATTTACTTTGGGCATGAACAGTTGGAAACATGTTTATCAACGTATCGCGGAACACGAGGATACATTTTGCCATGTTAAATCAGTGGATGCTTTTCTTTATCATGAGCATAGAGCAAATATTCCACACATGTTGTTTTCATCAGCCAGGGAAATTCGACGTAAAGAAGTTATGGAACGACACCGAGTACTAGAAAGAATAATTGAAACTATTAAGTGTATCGGAAAAAATTGTATGAGTTACAGATCTCATACAAATGAATCTTCATAtactttagaaaataataatgtgagtCATGGCaactttttagaaatattatgtttaatatcaaaatttgaCGATGTTTTAAGGCATCATTTAGAAAACGTAATTAATAAAAGCAAAAACAGACTTGAATCAAATTCTAGTATAACTAAAGGCAGAGGAAATCTTATCACCTTCATTTCAAAAACTACAGTTACATATATCATACAAATACTTAAATCATTAATACAAGAAAAAATTGTAGCAAACATAAAAGAAGCAGGAATATACTCCATTCAAATTGACAGCACTCAAGATGTATCAGTTAAAGATCAGCTATCAATAATTATACGCTACGTAACAGATCGAGTTGAAGAGCATCTATTATCAATGGTGGAAAGTCATTCAGGCGAGGGAcgcaatttatttgaattaactgaaaaaacgttattattacatGATCTTGACATAGCTAATTGCATTTCAGATAGCACAGATGGTGCATCAAACATGCAAGGTCAGTATGCAGGATTCACTACATGGCTTGAAAATAAATCTCCAGGACATATCCATACATGGTGTTACGCACACGTGCTGAATTTAGTTATGAAAGATACTAGTGAGACTAATGTGCCCTCCATTAGTTTATTTGGTCTGATAAATAAATGTGCTGTATTTTTTCGTGAATCATATCGTAGAATGGACACCTGGGTTAATCAATTAGAAAAATGtcattcaaaacaaaattcattaaaacgtTTGATCAAAGCAAATTCAACACGATGGTGGTCAAAGAGTAATGCACTTAATAGAATTTTTGGCCAGTATGGAAATTCAGATACAGCACTGTTTGTAGATTTAGttcattcattatatttaatatcgtcttcagaaaaatttaataaaaacactagATCTGATGCTTTGACATTACTTAACAGCTTAACTAAATTTGAGATTATAATAACagccaatatttatttaaaaatatttcaaacaaccAATCCTTTGTCCAACTATTTACAAACGTCTGGACTAGATTTTATGCAAGCTCATCGTTTAGTACGGTCGTCGattgatacattaaaaaaacaatccAGATGTTTTGAAGATATATATGAAACTGCTAAAACTTTCGCAGTCATTCAAAACAGAAAGTTAGAAGAAATGGATTCTGAAGTTGAGGTAGAAACATCATTTTCGCTCACTAGATATCGtggtaaaaaagataaatataaaactaaaactactGATGAATTACCAACTGACGCAGCCCaacgatataaaataagtgGTTTTAATTGCATAATGGATTCTATTATTTCAAGCTTACAGGAACGATTTACTAAGCACAAGGACTTGTACACCGACATGTCATTGTTTGACCCTCGAAATTTTCCAATGAAACCTGAAAGTATttcaggaaaaaatatttttaaaaaaataactcagCTTATATGTCAGCATTTGAGTGAAAATGAAAAGTCAGAGTTCGGTGATGATGAATCTCGTATGACAGAACGTATTGAAGTTTTATTACGAGATGAGTTAATAGATTTTTCACAAAAATGGCCCAATATTAAGAAAACTATTCAAGATGAATATGAACACGAAAACCTCGATAATccag aCAGTGGTGATGAAAATGATGAATCGGAGTCTGTAGTGAACGACGTATGCACTATAATTAAAAAGGAGTCTTGCAGAAATTGTTTGAGATGTTGTTTTACTttattacataagtataatatgtatagtaaagcATATGTTATGCTATAtaaagcttataaaatattattaactttatccaTTACGCAAGTAGCTTGTGAACGATCCTTCTCAAAATTAAAGCag gtgAAAACCGTTTATAGGAACAGTATGACACAGGACAACCTAGAAGCTTTTGTTTTAATGGCTAcagaaaaaagtattttaagtgaTATACCATACCAAATTGTTATAGACCGTTTAGCCCAAAAAAGCAAAACActccataaattattaattccttga
- the LOC132926152 gene encoding uncharacterized protein LOC132926152, whose protein sequence is MKNNLKIKEKLKWNTSSLESPTSSIDEEEDSSEKDPGYSKNVICEKNTIIHETPPSKQKLISKDLPQTFPGTSFKRKLDFSTMNKCKSLSPKPKMSNAINFDEVEKIITTSSSPFKVTVSNSIPHSNNDILTKINRTTLNTWYEIKGLVERIESLENALLNKGFKEVFNDDLENGLIFSLPLSNEEELEIFEKKLLDTAFNKKLISELSRLVRGTLPSTVRSIMRYMFKDQLLEQYSFKGQKKKKV, encoded by the exons atgaaaaataatttaaaaattaaagagaaACTTAAGTGGAACACCAGTTCTTTAGAAAGcccaa cttCATCTATCGATGAAGAAGAAGACAGTTCAGAAAAAGATCCAGGctattctaaaaatgttatttgtgagaaaaatactataatacatg aaacaCCACCTTCTAAGCAAAAATTAATCTCTAAAGATCTTCCACAAACTTTTCCTGGTACATCATTTAAGAGAAAACTAGACTTTAGTACAATGAACAAATGCAAATCTCTGAGCCCAAAACCTAAAATGTCTA ATGCAATCAATTTTGATGAAGTAGAGAAGATAATAACAACTTCATCATCGCCATTCAAAGTAACAGTCAGTAATTCTATTCCGCATTCTAATAATG atattttaaccaAAATCAATCGAACAACATTAAATACATGGTATGAAATAAAAGGGTTAGTAGAAAGGATTGAAAGTCTCGAGAATGCACTTTTAAACAAAGGTTTCAAAGAAGTTTTCAATGATGATTTGGAGAatggtttaatattttcacTACCTCTATCAAATGAGGAAGAATTGGaaatctttgaaaaaaaacttcTAGATACagcatttaacaaaaaattg atttcagAATTATCTCGTTTGGTGCGTGGAACTCTACCAAGCACAGTACGTTCCATCATGCGATATATGTTTAAAGACCAACTATTAGAACAATATAGTTTCAAAggccagaaaaaaaaaaaagta
- the LOC132926153 gene encoding uncharacterized protein LOC132926153, which yields MLVLKKDHKYFYQVMGQLRITGRKCCYFVIHTMQWTNIQNIYYDNEFWNTKMVDKLKMFYVECLLPEIVDPLYGKRMQIEDIREPARITEAKDL from the exons ATGCTCGTTCTTAAAAAAGATCACAAATACTTTTATCAAGTAATGGGTCAATTGCGGATAACTGGTAGAAAGTGTTGTTATTTTGTGATACACACAATGCAATGGACcaatattcaaaacatttattacgACAATGAATTTTGGAACACTAAAAtggttgataaattaaaaat GTTTTACGTAGAATGTTTGCTTCCGGAAATAGTTGATCCTCTTTATGGAAAGAGAATGCAAATTGAAGACATCAGAGAACCAGCTCGTATAACAGAGGCAAAAGATTTg
- the LOC132926154 gene encoding uncharacterized protein LOC132926154: MRRRKLFSEGIKRSKSKLMSNGTDVDYGLALPLDDIMSFEKLQKKKILFLEKLELIDKVQLEYITREQNCSQDWFLERKKRLTASNFGDICKMKATTSCKKKVHNMLYKPNTMCKEISYGIQMEPIARIEFQKLSNMLVKSCGLFTDDIFPYLAASPGM; encoded by the coding sequence atgaGAAGAAGAAAACTATTTTCAGAAGGAATTAAGCGATCAAAATCCAAATTAATGTCTAACGGAACAGATGTGGATTATGGGTTGGCCTTACCATTAGACGATATAATGAGTTTTGAAAAattgcaaaagaaaaaaattttgtttttagaaaaattagaattaattgATAAAGTACAATTAGAATATATTACCAGAGAACAAAATTGTAGCCAAGACTGGTTCCTAGAGCGTAAAAAACGACTAACTGCATCAAATTTTGGAGATATTTGTAAGATGAAAGCCACAACAAGCTGCAAgaaaaaagtacataatatgctATACAAGCCGAATACAATGTGCAAGGAAATAAGCTATGGAATTCAAATGGAACCCATTGCAAGaattgaatttcaaaaattatctaATATGTTAGTTAAGTCCTGTGGGCTATTTACAGATGATATATTCCCATATTTAGCTGCAAGTCCGGGtatgtga